The sequence GTAAATGAGGCAGTGATGGTTTTATATTCTCATGTTGTTGTTAATGTCTTCGTCTGCCGGTAACAAGATGAGAAGTGATTTCTTAGATAGTTGAGACTGAGCAATGGTGTTGAATAAATGCGTTAACAGAGAAATGAAACTGCAAAGAGTATAGATGCATGTTGGTTAGCAATGACGTTGGATGATAAGTTGTGACATGGACTGAATTGTGCAAGGATCAATTGGGTGAGCTGTGCATTCGATGGTGGTAGATGATTATGGCTATAACATTGGATTCAAGAAGGTGGTTCTGGTTATGAGTCTGTTGGTGACTGATTTGATATACATGGATAGAGAAGTTTGCTGAGACATCGATTGGTGGAGCTGGGTTATTCATTTTCTGAAGTGGGGTTTGTTCTCTGTGTATcgatggagaaaaagaagaagctgCTGTTGTATTAGTGTTTAATGAATGGTTGATGATGGCCATGAGTTAATGGCCTGGACTGAATTCGTATGTGGGATTTCGGTTAGTGGTTTTGATTGTTGTAAATTATCGACAACATCAACAGATGGAGTTTACTCACAAAAAGGAGCTAGTGATGCTATTGTTGGCCTTACGAAGACACAAGAGAAAGATGAATCAAACTGGTGATGGATGTGAACTGAAATATAGGGAAATGGTTTTGTTTTGATGATGAGTTTAGTGTGAAATGACTGGGGCAGTGCTGATGACAATCGTTTCTGCATGGACTGAAATAAGAAGAACCGATGGGGAACTGTGAATGAAGATGGAGTAAAGCTTCGGTCAGCTGATCAACGATGGTTGCATGGTATGCATGGGCGTGACTGAGCTGGAGATGTTGGATTCAAGGCATCGATTGTGTTCATGGCTGGAGTTGGTTTTGCCGTTGAAGAAGGTTGTGAGATGGACAGCTCGAGTTGAACGATGAGTTTGGTTGTAGTTGAATTCATGGTGGAAGGTGCTTTAGGCAGCGAATATCAATTGGTGCTGGCTGTTAACTCGGTTAAGAAAGTACTTGCGGATCTTGGATGTGACTTGAATTCTGCAGGTGCATATGGGACTGGAgtgagaaaatggaaaaaaagaaGTTTGTTGCATCGATTGAGAGAAGATGGAATTGGTTGAGGTGGTCCGTGTGTTGGCCAGGTCAGGGAAGGAGTTGGATTCGGATATCGGCTGTTGGACTAGGCCTGGAAACTAAGCTAGGGCTTAACTGAATTTCGTCGCAGCAGACTATATATGAACCAACGGAACACAAGCAGAAAGGGGGAGGCCGATTTTGGGCAGAATTAGATTTCGTTCTTCTCTGTTAGTGACAGACGGAGAGGGAGAAGTGTGCCTCCTTGGAAGTGCCGGAGAGGAGAAAAACCTTGTTGCCGCAAAGATCTGAGCATAACAAAGAGAAGAGAAGACGACGATCCTTTGGGGTTTAATCTCTTTATGTtgtcttattttttttatttgggtttttaaGAAACCCTTAATCATGTCTTGTTAGATTTTTATGTAACTAGGGTTTACGGTGGAAACTACTTGGGGTATTAGGCTATCTAATTTGAATAATTGAGAAAataccattatgatttgaatagattGATTTTCGAATattttttattgatttattgaaaaAATGAGTTGTTGCTCCACCAGTTTAGTAATAACCATTGTGCGTAGTTGGATATAGTTTTACAAATAGTTTTGgtctcattatttgatagttCATGATTGGGTTGAGtcctttgatgggttatacttagaagAGCCAGATATAATTTGTGAATCAATAATtgagtttcgtataactttctcgctaacacaatttgatggtgcttgcttgggtttagtcttttgatgtgccatgcttagggtgtcccagtgatatttgtgaCTCTCATACATATAATAGATGgtgtcgatagaacgaacaatGAACATATATTTGCAATCATGTTTCATTTTAGTAATTAAATAGAAATAGTAGTGGATACCATGAAACCGTGGTTACCGACTTTTCCTTTGGATTTACTctattagtttagtttaattttattatttcattcttAATCCTAAAAATCTCAAAAGTATTGTTTTCGGTTAGAGATATTAGTTAtcggtatttccaccgctccttgtgggttcgacccgtactttctTCTGTCTGCTAgttggacaccgtgcgattgcagtTATCTCTTATAGGGTACTTCCAGAATCCtatcagtaggctagtgtctgtagcgggttaatacaatgtggtgttcaatctggactaggtccaggggtttttctgcatttacggtttcctatTTAACAAAAttgctggtgtctgtgttatttcttttccgcattatattttgttatataattgaaataatacaggttgtacgttgtatcgatcaatagtgaaatccaacctttggttgttgattggatattgattgatccttggatattggttattggtaccatccaagtttattccttgtatttgataaagactcgcaaatttctatttgcttgagtaaagatcaaatcaagagaagagatattaactcctcgatatacttttaccttgattgagtctgactgtctagttgattctctagaaagtatattggagttagtccatacagattggtaatcgaaatattgggtgtggttgttagacccccgctttttcagaacagttcaagtcaaatattactaacctcaagtggaaggatgatgtcgtcgttgtagctccttacttattcacattcttcaagtcttcacgtaatacttgtaagtctcatatcctaatactttcaacctaacctatacgaaattgactctagtaaataatcaagcgactctttaaatgagttttggttcacttaaatatgacaaccaaacttgacataccaacgtttggtgagtTCAGCGgatctatgctctaataatctccccctttgtcaattttagtgacaaaactcttacatcatatggataaacacattacaagaattcattacacatacacttgattcccaaattcaacagcacaataacctgtatacatttaaTCCTTTAAatgtcgctgttgacattataataactaagataatactccccctaaaggtaagacagTTAGatttttcaatccgcacgtctttgttctttccatcatcatatgatatgttactcccccttagtctatgctttactatttcgttagatataacgtttaagcaccattgtcctttcccttagtgataccaaatcaatacaaatcaatatcaatatcacttgtttactccatatatttctccccctttttgtcacaaaatgacaaaggtacgagcaaataaaggacaaaccaaaaggatcttacaaatcttacaaagagatttgcaaaacctataagagttaagacgagggttccacacaccatttttgataaccaatatcagaaCTGAAACTAAAAAGTAAttgtgttttgatatgttatcaaggaaacaatttcccaaagcaattttccctaatagttaagcaaaccaaaaatcgactaagcaccttagttcctttgctaaaccgattgcacaaatacaatcgcttgttcgataagaccaaaacaaagatcagaattaactttatttttctcatcaggctctagttattctcatcaataacttagacctttcacttttaaacaagacaagtactaggttagttaactagtatttcttgttaaggcattctattagacttgaataaccgaaacctccactttgataagtctaactaagatcaaaattaacttagtttctcttatccagaatcgaattggactaaacaattcatcccgaaaaccttttcttttgttaagccataaacaattcatacaaaccaaataaatcaacttgcataattatttaccacAACCGGAAGCAACTGAAACAACATAGACCTTAAAgactgcaattgcaccgtaatttcgtAATCCtagacaattgataccaaaccataaagcaagataacaatagtttttcttaaccggaaacaagtCTCCAATCCTTGTACGTTAATGGAAGTTTCCGAACAAGCACCCCTAGCACACTGGCAAGTTTCACAGATGGATCACCAATCGGTTGTTCGTTAGCGTTGAAGGAAATTGTTCTTTTTGGATCAGCAGAATCTAACTTCAGTGCATACATCTGGGTTGGACCACGTGgaacatattttctttttcttcgcttcttttccttcttcaccttcctcattatcatcattactattatcattttcttcttccaattcaGGCTCATCATCATTACCattatcattctcttcttccaCATCAGGCTCCACATGATCAGAGTTATCCTCTTCCAcagcttcctcctcctcttcctcttcttcttcatcttgaaaaTCTGCGAGAGTGTCGTGTGGATCCCTAAGTTGAACATTCAGACATGGGCCTGTGCTGCTTGTGTCAAGTTTCCGCTTTACATTCTTTCGCCCCACTCCAGATTTTTCAGTATCTCCTTCATAGCTTTTTGATTGGGACTTTGTAGTTGTGGTCTGtgaatgttgagcactttcagatTGCACATTCTTCTTCTTAGTAGCCTGTCTCTTTGTAGTTGGTGATGACATTTTAGCACTTTCAGGTTGTCGACGACGCTTTGGAGTTGTTGCACATTTAGTTAGAGAAGAAACAGCAGCACTTGGTTCTAACTTCTTGTTCCTTTGTGATGATCGCCTACTTCCAGGTGAAAGAGATGGTTCCGCGGACTTGGTTTGAGTCGGGGTTTGCAGCTTTGAAGTGAGTGAACACTTTCAGTTGGGGACTGTTGAGTGTTCTGCTTGTTTTTCATTTGCAAAAAGTGTAGCTTAGTTAAAAATGAGAAGGTAAGTAGTTTGTTAtgaaattgagatgaaaagtctttacctttatcgcaaacttcttgttccttggtgatgatcgcctactttcaggtggaagggatggttctgcagatggagaacctttatcagttttggactgtttgtttttcatctgcaacaACAATGCATATAGGTTAGTTAAAATGATATGGTGAATAAATTTATTTACACTGAAATTGAGATGAGAATCCTTTACCTTTATGGCCAACTCCCTGACCAgctttttctttattgtttcctTGTTAGTCTTCATTATTGCAGTTATGCCTTGCAAAAATATAATCACAGTGGATAAACTTCATGCTTTGGCACAAATATAATCAAATCATACACCTAAAGAGAATAAGGCTAcacctatcaaatcacaaattcTTACGAATTCTAAATTATACTTCATGCATCACAGTGGCTAAACTTCTGCACTAGTACTCCACATATCTTTGCTACTACAATTATTACACTAAAGCTGTAGTCATGAGCTTGGTGGTAACACTCTAAGTAACATAGATATAacctggctccgagctcgaaacctggcggtaactggtaagtggactattctaagtcagagacttcgtaaaaacgatgaatccgtCTATCTATAAATAATATCGGTGCCATtagaatattcctccaacccttaaacctgtcagattttggcaacttcgagatataacatggctccgagctcgaaatcTGGCGGTGAGTGGAGTACTCAAAgttagagacttcataagaacgatgaatctgtcgattcataggtaagatggtttcataatattcctctaacccttaaacctgaccggttttggaaacatcgagacataacatggctccgagatcgaaacatggcggtgagtggactactctaagtcagagacttcataagaacgatgaatctgtcgattcataggtaagatgctttcataatattcctccaacccttaaacctgaccggttttggcaacttcgataCATAACATGGCTCNNNNNNNNNNNNNNNNNNNNNNNNNNNNNNNNNNNNNNNNNNNNNNNNNNNNNNNNNNNNNNNNNNNNNNNNNNNNNNNNNNNNNNNNNNNNNNNNNNNNNNNNNNNNNNNNNNNNNNNNNNNNNNNNNNNNNNNNNNNNNNNNNNNNNNNNNNNNNNNNNNNNNNNNNNNNNNNNNNNNNNNNNNNNNNNNNNNNNNNNNNNNNNNNNNNNNNNNNNNNNNNNNNNNNNNNNNNNNNNNNNNNNNNNNNNNNNNNNNNNNNNNNNNNNNNNNNNNNNNNNNNNNNNNNNNNNNNNNNNNNNNNNNNNNNNNNNNNNNNNNNNNNNNNNNNNNNNNNNNNNNNNNNNNNNNNNNNNNNNNNNNNNNNNNNNNNNNNNNNNNNNNNNNNNNNNNNNNNNNNNNNNNNNNNNNNNNNNNNNNNNNNNNNNNNNNNNNNNNNNNNNNNNNNNNNNNNNNNNNNNNNNNNNNNNNNNNNNNNNNNNNNNNNNNNNNNNNNNNNNNNNNNNNNNNNNNNNNNNNNNNNNNNNNNNNNNNNNNNNNNNNNNNNNNNNNNNNNNNNNNNNNNNNNNNNNNNNNNNNNNNNNNNNNNNNNNNNNNNNNNNNNNNNNNNNNNNNNNNNNNNNNNNNNNNNNNNNNNNNNNNNNNNNNNNNNNNNNNNNNNNNNNNNNNNNNNNNNNNNNNNNNNNNNNNNNNNNNNNNNNNNNNNNNNNNNNNNNNNNNNNNNNNNNNNNNNNNNNNNNNNNNNNNNNNNNNNNNNNNNNNNNNNNNNNNNNNNNNNNNNNNNNNNNNNNNNNNNNNNNNNNNNNNNNNNNNNNNNNNNNNNNNNNNNNNNNNNNNNNNNNNNNNNNNNNNNNNNNNNNNNNNNNNNNNNNNNNNNNNNNNNNNNNNNNNNNNNNNNNNNNNNNNNNNNNNNNNNNNNNNNNNNNNNNNNNNNNNNNNNNNNNNNNNNNNNNNNNNNNNNNNNNNNNNNNNNNNNNNNNNNNNNNNNNNNNNNNNNNNNNNNNNNNNNNNNNNNNNNNNNNNNNNNNNNNNNNNNNNNNNNNNNNNNNNNNNNNNNNNNNNNNNNNNNNNNNNNNNNNNNNNNNNNNNNNNNNNNNNNNNNNNNNNNNNNNNNNNNNNNNNNNNNNNNNNNNNNNNNNNNNNNNNNNNNNNNNNNNNNNNNNNNNNNNNNNNNNNNNNNNNNNNNNNNNNNNNNNNNNNNNNNNNNNNNNNNNNNNNNNNNNNNNNNNNNNNNNNNNNNNNNNNNNNNNNNNNNNNNNNNNNNNNNNNNNNNNNNNNNNNNNNNNNN comes from Papaver somniferum cultivar HN1 chromosome 7, ASM357369v1, whole genome shotgun sequence and encodes:
- the LOC113294928 gene encoding aspartate, glycine, lysine and serine-rich protein-like — translated: MSSPTTKRQATKKKNVQSESAQHSQTTTTKSQSKSYEGDTEKSGVGRKNVKRKLDTSSTGPCLNVQLRDPHDTLADFQDEEEEEEEEEAVEEDNSDHVEPDVEEENDNGLRNYGAIAVFKVYVVSVASGCAAKYIDLNRSLDSGGGSNGGGGAGCGGGDRDGGGDGNDEDGGGDGDEDGEDEMKILVRVLLRSKEGRACN